One region of Candidatus Poribacteria bacterium genomic DNA includes:
- a CDS encoding RNA-guided endonuclease TnpB family protein, whose translation MRNTKHQLFFDKTLKYLHNDLNICGIVRNHFIALCMRYYRRYGKGLSYSKMSAHLTKLKKLEKYRHWNIPYSWALQNVLKRLAQSFKEMRTLDRGHPQFKSCKKHKGMTFRGNQIKLEYLLPKQKHERSCATYQIRLNGRWYRFSLHRSIAGKIRQVQVTRDALGDVYITLTEECSEVKPEPKTGKAEGFDMGLKDFLTGSDGHGYTSPMFYKQNANDLVKAQKAYSRKVRGSKNQERCRKRVFRIHKKTANQRTDHHWKLAIELCRKFDIMFFEDLNLRGMKALFGKQVSDLAFGEFLQKLHHQSKKRVKTVLKIGRWTPTSRCCSVCGYKNANLTLAVREWDCRSCGTSLDRDHNAALNILKEGVASFGLGEVRPIVLLGKIVGCSVEASSRFLKSTNAFA comes from the coding sequence ATGCGAAACACGAAACATCAACTCTTTTTCGATAAGACTTTGAAGTATTTGCACAATGATTTGAATATTTGCGGTATTGTGCGTAATCATTTCATTGCGTTGTGTATGCGTTATTACCGCAGATATGGTAAGGGACTTTCGTATTCCAAAATGTCTGCCCATTTAACGAAACTCAAGAAACTTGAGAAGTATAGACATTGGAATATCCCTTACTCGTGGGCGTTGCAAAATGTGCTGAAGCGTTTGGCACAAAGTTTCAAAGAGATGCGGACACTCGATAGAGGACACCCACAATTCAAGTCCTGTAAGAAACACAAAGGCATGACGTTTCGTGGCAACCAAATCAAGTTAGAGTATTTACTTCCAAAGCAGAAACACGAGCGGAGTTGTGCGACATATCAAATCCGTCTCAATGGACGTTGGTATCGTTTCTCTTTGCATAGAAGCATAGCAGGCAAAATCAGACAAGTTCAAGTTACGCGAGACGCACTCGGAGATGTGTATATCACCCTCACAGAAGAATGTAGTGAAGTCAAACCCGAACCCAAGACGGGTAAAGCCGAAGGGTTCGATATGGGTCTCAAAGACTTCCTGACTGGCAGTGACGGACATGGATATACTTCGCCGATGTTCTATAAACAGAATGCGAATGATTTAGTGAAGGCACAAAAAGCATATTCCCGCAAGGTTAGAGGTTCTAAGAATCAAGAACGCTGTCGCAAGCGAGTGTTCCGCATTCATAAGAAAACTGCGAACCAGCGAACAGACCACCATTGGAAACTTGCGATAGAGTTGTGTCGGAAGTTTGATATAATGTTCTTTGAAGATCTGAACCTTCGCGGTATGAAAGCCCTATTTGGCAAACAGGTCTCTGATCTTGCTTTCGGTGAGTTCTTACAGAAACTCCACCACCAATCGAAGAAACGGGTAAAAACCGTTCTAAAGATTGGACGGTGGACACCGACCAGTAGATGCTGTTCTGTTTGCGGTTACAAAAATGCAAACCTGACGTTAGCAGTCCGTGAATGGGACTGTCGAAGTTGTGGAACGTCCCTTGACAGAGACCATAACGCTGCTCTAAACATTCTCAAGGAAGGGGTAGCTTCCTTTGGGTTAGGAGAAGTAAGACCTATTGTTTTGCTTGGCAAGATAGTAGGCTGCTCCGTTGAAGCGTCCAGTCGGTTTCTGAAATCCACAAATGCTTTCGCATAA
- a CDS encoding DUF5916 domain-containing protein, which yields MDEYLFSSLKFQKFITFLCVVTLLPTIIANGHAETHNNQIKAYRTYESVEIDGDLTEADWQRAEPMDRFVQVEPNVGENMSEPMELRILYDDENIYFGFTCFDSEMSKLIANEMRRDARDLHENDNVFVLLDTYNDKRSGFFFRMNPLGAIQDRAITNSGDSMNTDWDAVVACKSKINDSYWTAELSIPFSQLRFEQNDPMTWGINAGRGIARQREEGIWMPVPSSYGGRAKYRTAHVGNLVGLEGIAPSRNLEFLPYFLPGITQVKDDNGTLQTTREFKLGFDAKYGITSNLTADITYNTDFAQVEADEEQVNLTRFSLFFPEKRPFFLEGAGLFDFGIPRTSSRRPPPMLLFYSRRIGLAQGNAIPIIFGGKASGKVGSYGVGFLNVLTNEFYEAGTDDDDPIDIPRTNFSVMRITKDIAAGSRIGVMAVNKDDFGDYNRAGGFDFEYRPNDRLNVRGMWSRTFEPGMSGQNNAWYLGSRWQNNRFRLEGAYTDIDDDFNPAVGYVRRTGIRNLRGEARWIPNPQKFGIRQVWTGPEVNYLLNHNNELEEWNISYINWFEFDTGDYIFFSGRRNFEQLNEVFDFRDGIEIPIGDYQSNAFNIRMSSNDSRPIGATLGGGIEDFYNGTVRRAYLQTTLKPNGHISVSAQYQFNQVVNLPEAYFTDGQPRPVYVNLFRGRLDYSFSTGLFAKLFAQWNADTNVVSTNFLINYIYRPGSDFYFVFNQTYDTNGTTKSRLLDSTVVAKMTYWWNP from the coding sequence TTGGACGAGTATCTATTTTCTTCCCTCAAATTCCAAAAGTTCATAACTTTCTTGTGCGTCGTCACGCTATTGCCCACTATTATCGCCAACGGACATGCCGAGACACATAACAACCAGATTAAAGCATACCGTACCTACGAGAGCGTCGAAATTGACGGTGATTTAACAGAAGCGGATTGGCAGCGTGCGGAACCGATGGATCGGTTTGTACAGGTCGAGCCAAATGTAGGCGAAAACATGTCGGAACCAATGGAACTTCGGATCCTCTACGACGATGAGAATATTTACTTCGGTTTTACCTGTTTCGACTCAGAGATGTCCAAACTCATCGCAAACGAAATGCGCAGGGATGCCCGGGACCTACACGAAAACGACAACGTTTTTGTGCTATTGGATACATATAACGACAAACGGAGCGGTTTTTTCTTTCGGATGAACCCGCTTGGCGCGATACAGGACAGAGCCATTACGAACAGTGGCGATTCGATGAACACCGATTGGGACGCCGTTGTCGCATGCAAGTCAAAAATTAACGATTCCTACTGGACAGCGGAACTCAGCATTCCGTTTAGTCAACTCCGTTTTGAACAGAACGATCCGATGACATGGGGCATCAATGCTGGACGCGGCATTGCTCGCCAGCGAGAAGAGGGTATATGGATGCCTGTTCCATCCTCTTATGGCGGTCGGGCAAAATACCGAACAGCACATGTCGGGAACCTTGTCGGACTCGAAGGAATTGCACCCTCTCGAAACCTTGAATTTCTGCCGTATTTTCTGCCCGGTATCACCCAAGTTAAAGATGATAACGGCACACTCCAAACGACACGTGAATTCAAACTCGGGTTCGATGCAAAATACGGTATCACCTCAAATCTCACCGCTGACATCACTTATAACACCGACTTCGCACAAGTTGAAGCAGATGAGGAACAGGTAAATCTTACCCGATTCAGTCTCTTTTTTCCTGAGAAACGACCCTTCTTTCTCGAAGGCGCAGGGCTTTTCGATTTTGGTATTCCACGGACGAGTTCCCGTCGACCGCCACCGATGCTCCTTTTTTATAGCCGACGGATTGGTCTCGCACAAGGGAACGCTATTCCGATTATCTTTGGTGGAAAAGCGAGTGGCAAGGTAGGTTCTTACGGTGTAGGATTTCTCAATGTTCTGACAAACGAATTCTATGAGGCTGGTACAGACGACGATGATCCAATCGACATCCCGCGCACTAACTTTTCCGTGATGCGGATTACGAAAGATATTGCCGCAGGTTCGCGGATCGGGGTGATGGCAGTTAATAAAGACGACTTCGGAGATTACAACCGCGCAGGCGGTTTCGACTTTGAATATCGACCCAACGATCGTCTAAATGTTCGAGGCATGTGGTCCCGAACTTTTGAACCCGGTATGTCTGGTCAGAATAACGCTTGGTACCTCGGTTCTCGATGGCAGAATAATCGCTTCCGTCTGGAGGGGGCGTATACCGACATTGATGATGATTTCAATCCCGCTGTCGGATATGTGCGACGTACCGGCATCCGAAATCTTCGTGGCGAGGCACGCTGGATTCCAAACCCCCAAAAATTTGGTATCCGACAAGTTTGGACGGGGCCAGAGGTGAACTATCTTCTCAACCACAACAACGAATTAGAAGAATGGAACATTTCCTATATCAATTGGTTTGAATTCGACACCGGAGACTATATCTTTTTCAGCGGTAGACGCAATTTTGAGCAATTGAACGAGGTTTTCGATTTTCGGGATGGTATAGAAATTCCGATAGGCGACTACCAATCCAACGCATTTAATATCCGCATGTCCAGTAATGACAGCCGACCAATTGGTGCCACCCTCGGCGGCGGCATTGAGGATTTCTACAACGGCACAGTTCGTAGAGCATACCTACAAACCACTCTTAAACCGAATGGGCATATAAGTGTGAGCGCACAATACCAATTTAATCAGGTAGTGAACCTACCAGAAGCGTATTTCACCGATGGGCAACCCCGTCCTGTTTACGTCAATCTGTTCAGAGGCAGACTTGACTATTCCTTTTCTACAGGGCTTTTTGCAAAACTCTTTGCTCAATGGAATGCTGACACAAACGTTGTGTCTACCAACTTCCTTATCAACTATATCTATCGCCCAGGAAGCGATTTCTATTTCGTTTTCAATCAGACGTATGATACGAATGGCACGACTAAATCCCGCCTATTGGATTCAACAGTGGTTGCAAAAATGACCTATTGGTGGAATCCGTAA
- a CDS encoding TonB-dependent receptor plug domain-containing protein produces the protein MKKILILLICLVPFSAIAQTNETPQSSSAENETAPPVVKLDPVTVEGERIERKPRHTLDDSFIRRATGSAGDPLRVLNHLPSIGVLNDFVGILSVRGGGPEDNLYYFDRLPLGYPYHLHGIVSTVNADVIENIEVYPGGYGAEFGADSQAVIDIHSRTKTDTRLGGTANANPVYAQAFLEGNIGEQGYWYAFGRRSYMGPLFELLPRLLEIEDDRVTEVPSFWSYQGKAVYQLNNTHRLVVNTIGADDSGELNFTSDEVSDSDLPGPLSSNNPFDSQGIHLYSEKQDVFTSIVSLTRSFSRTELKFGEGYFYRSAQSVYALRSDLKYWIKHPKTLLESGFVLSNLPISLMSVGARPFEEGDPDYDFRLKQDGEKILTNISKSLHRLEGYLQATQDLPSPRYTDLYATIGMRASYFNLIDNFSLQPRGLLGVRLGPDFENTEEPHLFPIDLRFMYGSYVQNPQFYQVVLGKENPEIAPSLARHYVVALEKMLTSKPKEIGSTVPTKKRPLPNQTKIEIAGYYKDLRDMITYNTSERRYQNQRTGYVKGVEVSLEHQIGDALRGWLSYAYTISKRQDSPRDDERFYMYNTPHVVTIGMNYQSDRWEFGANWQYKSGALYSPLVDRERYTNPFTKNKTWLPIYGDPERTAAYHRLDLRFHLSFLNIGRWKGGFTAELWNAYNRTNILQVRYNKNYTKQVPVAQLPIIPFLALTLEF, from the coding sequence TTGAAAAAGATACTGATCCTTTTAATTTGCCTGGTCCCGTTTAGTGCTATCGCTCAAACTAATGAAACGCCCCAGTCAAGCTCAGCAGAAAACGAAACAGCTCCTCCTGTTGTTAAGTTAGACCCTGTAACAGTTGAAGGAGAGCGAATCGAAAGAAAACCGCGACATACTTTGGATGACAGTTTTATCAGGCGTGCCACAGGAAGCGCAGGAGACCCGCTTCGAGTATTAAATCACCTTCCCAGCATCGGTGTGCTGAACGATTTCGTCGGCATCCTCTCTGTGCGAGGCGGTGGACCTGAGGATAACCTCTACTATTTCGATCGACTGCCGTTAGGATACCCGTACCATCTCCACGGAATCGTCTCCACTGTCAATGCTGATGTGATTGAAAATATTGAGGTGTATCCGGGTGGATACGGCGCAGAGTTCGGTGCGGACTCACAGGCTGTGATTGACATCCACTCGCGTACGAAGACTGATACTCGGTTAGGCGGAACAGCCAACGCCAATCCCGTGTATGCTCAAGCCTTCCTTGAAGGAAATATAGGCGAACAAGGGTACTGGTACGCCTTTGGACGGCGGAGTTATATGGGGCCTCTTTTTGAATTGTTACCACGGTTGTTAGAAATTGAGGATGATCGGGTGACCGAGGTGCCAAGTTTTTGGAGTTATCAGGGTAAAGCGGTCTACCAATTAAATAACACACACAGGTTGGTAGTCAACACCATTGGAGCAGACGATTCCGGCGAATTGAACTTTACTTCAGATGAAGTGTCTGATAGCGACCTGCCAGGTCCACTGAGCTCAAATAACCCCTTCGATTCACAAGGGATTCATCTCTATTCCGAAAAACAGGACGTATTCACATCAATTGTGTCACTCACGCGTTCATTCTCCCGGACGGAACTTAAGTTCGGTGAAGGTTACTTCTATCGGAGCGCACAAAGCGTCTACGCACTGCGAAGTGACCTCAAGTACTGGATCAAGCATCCGAAAACGCTGCTGGAATCTGGATTTGTACTTTCAAATCTCCCTATATCACTGATGAGTGTCGGTGCGCGTCCTTTTGAAGAAGGGGATCCAGACTATGATTTCAGGCTTAAGCAAGATGGAGAAAAAATCCTTACCAATATATCCAAGAGCCTGCATCGTCTCGAAGGGTACCTGCAAGCAACACAGGACTTACCTTCGCCTCGCTACACTGACCTCTATGCCACTATCGGGATGCGTGCAAGCTATTTTAATCTGATAGACAACTTTTCACTCCAACCGCGTGGGCTCCTCGGCGTGAGGCTCGGACCAGATTTTGAGAATACCGAAGAACCACATCTTTTTCCCATAGATCTCCGTTTCATGTACGGCAGTTATGTTCAGAACCCGCAGTTTTATCAAGTCGTCCTTGGGAAAGAGAATCCAGAGATTGCCCCAAGTCTGGCAAGGCATTATGTCGTTGCATTGGAAAAAATGTTAACCTCAAAACCGAAGGAAATAGGTTCAACTGTACCTACAAAGAAGAGACCGTTACCCAATCAGACAAAGATTGAAATCGCTGGCTATTACAAAGACCTTCGCGATATGATTACTTATAACACATCCGAAAGACGTTATCAGAACCAGCGAACCGGATATGTGAAAGGTGTTGAGGTCTCATTGGAGCATCAAATAGGCGACGCGCTGCGGGGTTGGCTCTCTTACGCTTATACTATCTCTAAACGCCAAGATTCTCCAAGGGATGACGAGCGCTTTTATATGTATAATACGCCACATGTTGTAACGATCGGCATGAATTATCAATCAGACAGATGGGAATTTGGCGCAAATTGGCAATACAAGAGTGGCGCGCTATATTCGCCGTTGGTTGATCGGGAACGGTATACCAATCCGTTTACTAAAAACAAAACGTGGCTACCAATTTACGGCGATCCGGAGCGCACAGCAGCATATCATCGCTTGGATTTACGGTTCCACTTATCTTTCTTAAATATCGGCAGATGGAAGGGAGGGTTTACCGCAGAACTCTGGAACGCTTACAACCGCACCAACATCCTTCAAGTTCGCTACAACAAAAATTATACAAAACAAGTACCGGTCGCCCAATTGCCTATAATCCCCTTCCTGGCACTGACGTTGGAATTTTGA